One Neovison vison isolate M4711 chromosome 2, ASM_NN_V1, whole genome shotgun sequence genomic window carries:
- the LOC122898971 gene encoding olfactory receptor 6C75-like produces the protein MMMWKEISMEMGNGTTVQEFTLEGFPAIQHLGKVLFLVHLLAYLASITGNAVIVTITCADSRLHTPMYFFLRIFSFLECCFTSTVIPKLLVIFLSGRQTISFPACFIQAFVFVFLGSTGSLLIAVMSLDRYVAICKPLHYPIIMNLKTCFLLVTACFALAFPLIIGLVVKVFQLSFCGPHIIPHFFCDLAPLIHLSCSDTRSTEMLAFVVALVILLTSLIITIISYSNIVVTIIQLPSAKEKKKAFSTCSSHLIVLSLMYGSCVSIYVKPKQTKRLESNREAALVNTVVTPLLNPVIYTLRNKQVHQALREMMHKMKISR, from the coding sequence ATGATGATGTGGAAAGAGATATCCATGGAAATGGGGAATGGGACAACTGTCCAAGAATTCACCTTGGAGGGGTTTCCTGCCATCCAGCACCTGGGAAAGGTCCTCTTCCTGGTGCACCTGTTGGCATACCTGGCGTCCATTACAGGCAATGCTGTCATAGTCACCATCACCTGTGCTGACTCCCGGCTCCACACACCTATGTACTTTTTCCTCAGAATTTTCTCCTTCTTGGAGTGTTGTTTTACAAGTACTGTTATTCCTAAGTTGCTAGTTATCTTTCTCTCAGGCAGGCAAACCATTTCCTTTCCTGCCTGTTTCATACAagcatttgtatttgtatttctgggATCAACAGGTTCTCTCCTCATAGCGGTAATGTCTCTAGATCGGTATGTGGCCATTTGCAAGCCTCTGCATTACCCGATCATCATGAACCTGAAGACTTGCTTCCTCCTGGTCACTGCCTGCTTCGCTTTGGCCTTTCCTCTCATCATTGGGTTGGTAGTGAAGGTTTTCCAGTTGTCCTTCTGTGGTCCCCATATCATTCCTCATTTTTTCTGTGATCTTGCCCCCCTGATTCATCTCTCCTGCTCTGACACCAGATCTACTGAAATGTTGGCCTTTGTCGTCGCTTTGGTTATCCTTTTGACATCTCTTATCATAACCATCATCTCATACAGCAACATAGTAGTCACAATCATACAACTCCCATcagccaaagagaaaaagaaagctttctCCACCTGCTCTTCTCACCTCATAGTTCTCTCTCTGATGTATGGCAGCTGTGTGTCTATATATGTgaaaccaaagcaaacaaaaaggctGGAATCCAACAGGGAGGCTGCCCTTGTGAACACAGTGGTGACCCCACTGCTCAACCCTGTCATCTACACTCTGAGGAACAAGCAGGTCCACCAGGCTCTGAGGGAGATGatgcacaaaatgaaaatatcaagataa